In Synergistes jonesii, the genomic stretch TGCGACCGTAGTCCCCAGGCGGGACACTTATCGCGTAGCTGCGGCACGGAGTACTGCTTACCCCACACCCAGTGTCCATCGTTTACGGCCAGGACTACCGGGGTATCTAATCCCGTTCGCTGCCCTGGCTTTCGCACATGAGCGTCAGTCTTGTGCCAGGAAGCCGCCTTCGCCACCGGTGTTCCTCCCGATATCTACGCATTTCACCGCTACACCGGGAATTCCGCTTCCCTCTCACATACTCTAGATTATCAGTTTCAACTGTGATGCAAAGGTTGAGCCTCTGCCTTTTACAGCCGACTTGATTATCAGCCTGCGTGCGCTTCACGCCCAGTAATTCCGGACAACGCTTGCCACCTACGTATTACCGCGGCTGCTGGCACGTAGTTTGCCGTGGCTTTCTCTTGCGGTACCGTCACTCGCTTCTTCCCGCAAAACAGGGCTTTACATCCCGAAGGATTTCTTCACCCACGCGGCGTCGCTGGGTCAGGGTTTCCCCCATTGCCCAATATTCCCCACTGCTGCCTCCCGTAGGAGTCTGGACCGTCTCTCAGTTCCAATGTGGCCGGTCAACCTCTCAGTCCGGCTATCCGTCTTCGCCTTGGAGGGCCTTTACCCCTCCAACTAGCTGATGGAACGCGAGTCTCTCTGTTACCGGATCGCTCCTTTTACCTCTCGGCTTATGGGGTATTAGCTGACGTTTCCATCCGTTGTCCCCCTGTAACTGACAAGTCCTCACGCGTTACTCACCCGTCCGCCACTAAAATCATGTCTAAGCAAGCTTCTACATGATCCCCGTTCGACTTGCATGTGTTAGGCGCGCCGCCAGCGTTCGTCCTGAGCCAGGATCAAACTCTCCGTTTGATGCTGACGCGCTGCTCGACTGGTCTCCCTCTCCCGGCTTGACCGGGCACAGGGCTCCTTTTCTCTCAGGCCCGCTACCTTAGCGCTACCGCCTCTCGGCTTTCTGCTCTAAGGACGCTTCTACTTTGCTTTCCTTATCCCTTTGTCATGGTGCCTGTCGCGCCGCCGGGTTTCGCTAAAAGGCGTCCCGGCCGAGGCGCAACAGGTGGAAGTATATTACCCTTCCGCCTTTACGTCAAGGCCTTTTTTTCAGGACACACGGATTAGTGAAGACTGCCTTTCGATGACCTTTCGCCGTAAATCTCAATTTTTTCACATTAAAAATTCTTAAAATACAATTTAAAAAGCGCCGCCATGACTCGGCCGCTAATCGAGCGCTGCCGTTTACTGTATAATATGCAGGATGAAGGCGGGGGTTTTTTTTGGAATTTATGAGCTTTATACCACTCTTCGGCACTCTTGCGAATGCGCTGCTGATCGCAGCGGGCTCCACCGCTGGGCTGCTGCTCCGCAAAAATCTGCCTGCCAAAGCCGCCGAACTGCCAACGCAGGGTATGGCCCTTTTCGTAATAACGCTCGGCGTAGGCATGGCGATAAAGACACAGAATCCTATCGTAGCGGTAGCAAGCATCGCCGGAGGTTCGCTGATCGGCGAGCTGCTGGGGCTGGAAGCGGCCTTTGAATCGGCGAGCCGGAGGCTTGAGAAAAAATTCGCCTCGGGCGGCGGCTTCTTATCGGGATTCATAACGGCAAGCCTCGTCTACTGCACGGGGTCGATGGCCGTGCTCGGCTCCTTCGAAGAGGGGCTGGGCGGTTACCCGTCGCTGCTGATCACGAAGGGACTCATCGACGGCATGATGTCTGTTGCGATGGCCGCGTCGCTCGGCTTCGGCGTGATACTGTCGAGCATTCCGGTATTCATCTATCAGGGGGCGCTGACGATTGCGGCGGGATGGCTCCAGCCTTTCATGTCAGAAGCGGCGGTGACCGAGATGAGCGCGGCGGGCGGGCTTATGTTGATGGCCATCGGCTTAAATCTCCTCGGGCTGATGAAGATACGCGTCATGAATATGCTGCCCGGCTTCGTACTGGCGGTCCTTCTCGTAAAGCTCTTCCCGTAGAGACTGTGGAGCAGATTTTTTAAAAATATAACGGGAGCCGCCCGGCTGGACGCGACTCATATGACTTAATTTAACTTTGCGCCGCCTACGCGGCGGCTAAAAGAGAGCGGCTCTCTCAGGACCTGCTCCGTTATGCTACAATATCCGCGTTCCGACGCGCTTCCGTGCCGCGGAGTGGACGCCGGAGGCATCGTAGATGGAGGTATGCAAATGACGTTATCTTTGACTGGCGCGTTAAAAGGCGCGGCGCTGCTCGTTGCGGCGCTCTTCTGCCTTGCGGAGGGCGGCTTTGCCGAAGCGTCGTGGGTAAATTCCGACATAACGGCGGCGGGCGAGGCTTCCGACAAGCCCTCGCCGCGCGACGACTTTCACCGCGCGGTGAATTATGAATGGCTTTCGACAGCTAAGTTCAAGAGCGGCGAATCGCGAGTCAACTCCTTTTCCGAAAGGGACGACGAGGTCGAGGAGCAGATAAAGGGGCTGCTGACGGACGGCTCCCTTAAAGGGCACGAGGCGGAGCTGACGCAAAAATTCCACCGCATGCTGCTGGACTGGAACGATAGAGACCGCCTGGGCGTAGAGCCGGTGATGCCTTATATCAGACGCATCGAGGCGATCAAAAGCATCGAGGATCTAACGGCCTACCTGACGGACGCGAAAGATCCGCATTTCGGCTCGCTGCTCATGGGCGTCGGCACGACGGCCGACAGCCGCGACGCGACGAACGAGACGGTCGCGATATGGCCCTCCGGCCTGCTGCTCGCCGACGCTGACGAATACAGGGCCGCCGAGCTCAGCGCCTCCGCAAAGCGCCGCAAGGCCGCGAACGACGCCTATATAATGAAGCTGCTGCAAAAGGCCGGATACGGCAGGGAGCGCGCCCGTGCGATGAACGACGGGCTCTTCCGCATCGAGAGGAAGCTCGCAGCCAAGTCCATGGGGCTGAAGGCGCTGCGCATGCCGGCGGCGCGTAGGTCGTGCTACAACGTGCGCACGAAGAAAGAGCTCGCCGCGGCCTCTAAGAGATTTCCGCTGGCCGCGATCGTCGACTCCGAGGGCTACGGCGAAAGCCGCGAATTCGTGCTGCGCGAACCGGAATGGCTGAAAAATATCAACGAGGTCTACGCGCCGGAAAATCTTGAAGACATCAAAAGCCTGCTCGTCGTCAAGACGCTGCTCTCCACGGCCAATCTGCTCGACCGCGAGGCGCGCGGCTGGGCCGTCGAGCGCGTCAACTCCGTGATGGGCAGCAGCGGCGAGATACCCAACGACCAGTACGCCTATGAAATGGTATCGGCGTATCTTGACGAACCGCTTGGAAGGGTCTACGCCGAAAAATACGCCGACCCAACGGTCAAGGCGCGGGTCGAGGAGCTCATCTCTAAAGTCACCGACTATTACAGGGAAATGCTCTCGAAAGAAGAGTGGCTGACGAAAAAGACGCGCGAAAAAGCCATAGCCAAGCTCGACGCGTTGACCGTGCGCGCGGCGTACCCCGAAAAGTGGGAGGACTTCTCGGAGCTCGATTTCAAAGATAACGCCGCCGGCGGCAACCTCGTCGAAGCGGCCGCTGCGATAGGTAAATTTGAAAGAAAGCGCGACGCCAAGCTCGTGAACTCCAAGGTCGACAAGAGCAAATGGATAGCCGTGCCGCAGACGGTCAACGCCTACTACTCGCCGGCGGACAACTCAATCAACATTCCGGCCGGCATACTGGGCGGCGTCTTCTATCCGCGCGGCGGAGGAGCCGAGGGGCTGCTCGGCGGCATCGGCATGGTGATAGGGCACGAAATAACCCACGCCTTCGACACGAACGGCTCGCAGTACGATGAAAACGGTAACCTGTCGAACTGGTGGACGAAAAAAGACAAAAAAGAATTCGACGCGCGCGCTAAGGCGATAAGCGACTACTTCAGCACGCTCGACGCGGCGCCCGGCGTAAAGACCGACGGCGAGCTCGTGCTCAGCGAAGCGATAGCCGACTTGGGCGGCCTCAGCTGCATGGCTGCGATAGCGCGCGAAAGCGCAGGCTTCGACTTCGCGAAATTCTTCGAAGCCTACGCGAAGGTATGGCGCAGCCGCGCGACAAAAGAATCCGAGGAGTACAGGATAAAGGAGGACGTACATCCTCTGCCCTTCCTGCGCACCAACGCGAACGTACAGCAGCTCCAAGAATTCTACGACGCTTTCGGAGTGGAGCCAGGCGACGGCATGTACCTCGCACCGGAAAAGAGGATAACGCTCTGGTAATGAAGAGAATCTTTTTACAAAAAGCAGGAGCCCTCCGGGCCCCTGCTTTTGTGTTATCGAGCGTTCAGTTAGAAGTTTAGAAGTTGACGGAGGTGCTGAAGCGGACGACGTGGTCTTTCCCGACTTCGCCGCCCTGGTTGCCGGTGATGCTGTCGCCGTGGTCGACCTGGTCATAGGCGAGTTCGAAGTAGATGGCCGGCGTGTACTGATAGCCGATGCCGACGCCCCACTCGGTCGCGTCGTCAAGGTTGACGGTATCGTAGTCGACCGTAGCGAAGCGCGCGAAGGAGCTCCACTTGTCGTTCCACTGCTGCTCGGCCTTGACGAACCAGTACTTCGACGTGCCGAAAGGATCCGCCACGCCCATGTTCAAGCCTACGAAGTCGTAGGCGCCGCCTCCGATGGCGTAGCGGTCGGTGTATCCGAAGAAGGTGTTGTCCTGCTGCGAATATTCGATCCACAGGCTGGTGAACTTGAGGAGGTCCTGGTCGATGCTCAGGATGGCCTTCCAGGCGTTCGGGCTGTCTTCGACCGCGAAGGCGGGAAGCCCCTGCGGCGTTACGACGTCGTCGCCGTAATTCTGCCAGTAGTAGATTCCTTTAAGCTCGACGGCGGGGGTGAACTTGTAGCCCATGTAAGCGGCGTATGTGGCCGTGGCAAGGTCGAGGGTGTCGATCCCGGTCGAGTCGTCGTCAAACCAGTAGCCGGTGCCGCCGAGGAAGAACTTCTCGTTCGGGGTCCAGTTCAGGTCGAGGATATAGGCCATGAAGGCGCTGTCTAAGTCGAGGCCCCACGCATCAGCGGTGGCGTCGTATAGGCCATAGTTGTCGTTGCGACCGACGATCGCAGTGGCCCTAAAGGCGTTCCACTGTTTGCTGAGCTGGAAACCGTCGATGCGGAAGTCGCCGAATATGGCGTCGTTGTCAGTGTAGAGCCCATTCTCGTCTTCAAAGTCGACGGTGAAGCGGCCGACGCGGAGTCCGATGTCGTAGGGCAGCTTCGTATCGACGAACAGCTGCGCCCAGCTCATGTTTTGAAGGTCGCCGCGACCGCCGCGGCCGGCGGGAGCGCCCGAGCCGTCAGCACCGGTACGGTATTCGGCGTAGAAGTAGGTGTCTTCGTTGATCTGCTTGGTCAGATAGAGGCGGAACTGCTCCTTCTCAAAGTCGTTCTTCCTGCCGTTCTCGGTGAAGAGATAGTTGCCGCTGTCGGTGTCGCCCGAGAATTTCGCCTCGAAGAGGAAGGTGCCGCGGATCTTCCATCCGCCGACGCCGTCTTCCAGCACCGCGACCCTCTTGTCGAGCTGATCGACTTTGACGCCGAGAGCGTCAAGCTCGTCCTTGAACTCCATGACGAGCTTCTTGAGAAGCTCGAGGTCCTGCTTGCTCGCCTTGTCGGCGTCCACCGCGACGAGCGCGCGCGCCACTATCGACGCCATTTCGTAGCGGGTGGCGGGCTGTGCGCCCTTGAACGAGCCGTCTGGATAGCCCGATACTATGCCGCGCGACGCAAGAAGCCCCACCGCGTCATAGGCCCAGTGCCCCTGCGGCACGTCCATGAACGGATTCGACGCCGCCATCGCGGGAGCTGCGGCCGCAGCGAGCGCAAGCGCCGCTATAACTGCAAGAAATTTCTTCATAGATATCCAACTCCTTCTGCTTTTTGTTTATCTATCCCGCGAAAGGACCCGCTTCGCATTCGGCGCTGACCCGCCAAGTGACCGAAGTTGCCTCGGCGCTTCCCGCCGCTTCTCCAAGCGTCCTCTCGCCTTAAAATCCTCCCGGGCCGCGTCGATTCGTTTCGCTTCCTCCTCTCTGCCGCGGTCGGGCGGAAGTCCAAGCATATATACACGTGCTGCTGAAATCATCATTGCTTCCCACTGGCGCGTGACGCCGCATCGCGCAAAAATAATGCAACACATCGCGCATACATAATACATAAATGCATGCCGGCACACCGAACCCTATAAATTTTTTACTCTCCCGCACACTGTAGGGATATGTTAGCATTGCCTAACTTAATTGTCAATCGTTTTTCATAAAGCTTTAAACTTTAAACTGCAAAAAGCGCATCTAAAACCCCAGGTAAAAAAAGAGCGCCGAGCAGGTACCATTTGTAAAAACAGCGCTAAGCTTTAGTCAGCAGAACACAAGTCATCACCTGAGAGTTGAGAGCAGATCATCTCATACCGACTACCCAAAATCAGGGTCGAGACGAAAAAGATGCGGGACGCCGTCCCCTTCGTCGGCCTTCATCCCGATACTGATTCCCCCGGGTCATCAATAGCTCCATAGGAGTCAGAAAGAAGAAGGGCTGTAAGGACTCCGACCATCTCCTGTATCCTGTAAGAGCGGCCATGCGTTCTGGCGGAACGTGTCGGCGCTGCCGCTGTCGTCGCGCACCTCGACCAAGCGGCTGCGGCCTGTAGAGATGAGTAACTGCCGCCCAAAGACGCTGCGCTTTTTGTTCTGCACGACCGTGGAGCGGCTCGGCGGCTCGTGCCCATGCGCGGCGGATTTATCTGCGCGTGAAGGGAGGATTTGGAGGGAGGCGGCTTTTAGGCGCATACGGGAAACTGGAGCAGTTGAGTTTTTCTCTGGAGTGGGACAGTAATTGCCTCGATCATAAATAGAGGAGAGTGTAAACGACAAGTCCGCATAGACGCGGAGCGCTTTCTTTTCGACGGCGGCGGCGATGTAAAGAAGCTGTTTTTTGTTTCGCATCCCACCTTGCCATCGAACCTGACTTTCTTCTTTTCTCTCAAGGGGATCGATAAGAAAGCCGGCTAAAAATAACGCGGCGCCTCGGCGGGCCGCTTATTTGAAATCCGCCGGGCTTCACCGAAGTATCCCGTTTTGAATTTTAATCTCCGGCCGCCTTTGAGATCAGCCTCTCAAGATAGCGCGACTTGAGCTGAGCCTGCGCGAAGGAGCGCTGCACGCCCGGCAGCTTCAGTATCGCGCCCAAGACGCCTCCGAGCAGCCTGTGGCTGTAGAGGACCCTGTTGTCGAAGATAAGCTCCTGCAACTTGCCGCGCTCAGTCGCCATCGCGACGACCCTGTGAGTCGTGTCGAGCGGCGTGATCATCCGCTTCGGGCGCGGCAGCAGACGCAGGGCCTTCTTCGGGCAGCGCCTCACGCAGACGCCGCAGCCGATGCAGCGCTCGGGCACGACGCGCGCTTTCTTTTTGCCGTTCTCTTCCGTCATCTCTATCGCGCTTACCGGACATATCTTTTGGCACTTGCCGCAGCCGATGCAGGTTGCGCTATCTATCTCGGAGATGAAGTTAGAGCAGATCGTCTGCGCAACGCCGAAGCGCTTTATCGCGAGCAGCGCCTCGCAGCAGCAGGAGCAGCAGTTGCAGATGAAGTTAACGCGGCGGCGCACGTTTTCGCCGAACTGCACGAGGTCGTGCTCGTAGGCCTGGGCGAGCAGTTCGCGGCATTCGGAGGCCTCCACGCTGCGCGCATGCCCGTACTTTATCAGGGTCGCCGCCGTGCTGTTGAAAGTCATGCAGATGTCCATCGGGGCGTCGCAGGCTGCGCCCATGTGCTGCGCTTTGTGGCGGCAGTAACACATGCTCACGCCGATGTGCGAAGCCGTCTCTATGACGTTCGTCGCGCGCTCGTAGTCGAGGACGTGCAGCGCGTA encodes the following:
- a CDS encoding DUF554 domain-containing protein is translated as MSFIPLFGTLANALLIAAGSTAGLLLRKNLPAKAAELPTQGMALFVITLGVGMAIKTQNPIVAVASIAGGSLIGELLGLEAAFESASRRLEKKFASGGGFLSGFITASLVYCTGSMAVLGSFEEGLGGYPSLLITKGLIDGMMSVAMAASLGFGVILSSIPVFIYQGALTIAAGWLQPFMSEAAVTEMSAAGGLMLMAIGLNLLGLMKIRVMNMLPGFVLAVLLVKLFP
- a CDS encoding M13-type metalloendopeptidase, whose protein sequence is MTLSLTGALKGAALLVAALFCLAEGGFAEASWVNSDITAAGEASDKPSPRDDFHRAVNYEWLSTAKFKSGESRVNSFSERDDEVEEQIKGLLTDGSLKGHEAELTQKFHRMLLDWNDRDRLGVEPVMPYIRRIEAIKSIEDLTAYLTDAKDPHFGSLLMGVGTTADSRDATNETVAIWPSGLLLADADEYRAAELSASAKRRKAANDAYIMKLLQKAGYGRERARAMNDGLFRIERKLAAKSMGLKALRMPAARRSCYNVRTKKELAAASKRFPLAAIVDSEGYGESREFVLREPEWLKNINEVYAPENLEDIKSLLVVKTLLSTANLLDREARGWAVERVNSVMGSSGEIPNDQYAYEMVSAYLDEPLGRVYAEKYADPTVKARVEELISKVTDYYREMLSKEEWLTKKTREKAIAKLDALTVRAAYPEKWEDFSELDFKDNAAGGNLVEAAAAIGKFERKRDAKLVNSKVDKSKWIAVPQTVNAYYSPADNSINIPAGILGGVFYPRGGGAEGLLGGIGMVIGHEITHAFDTNGSQYDENGNLSNWWTKKDKKEFDARAKAISDYFSTLDAAPGVKTDGELVLSEAIADLGGLSCMAAIARESAGFDFAKFFEAYAKVWRSRATKESEEYRIKEDVHPLPFLRTNANVQQLQEFYDAFGVEPGDGMYLAPEKRITLW
- a CDS encoding S-layer homology domain-containing protein yields the protein MKKFLAVIAALALAAAAAPAMAASNPFMDVPQGHWAYDAVGLLASRGIVSGYPDGSFKGAQPATRYEMASIVARALVAVDADKASKQDLELLKKLVMEFKDELDALGVKVDQLDKRVAVLEDGVGGWKIRGTFLFEAKFSGDTDSGNYLFTENGRKNDFEKEQFRLYLTKQINEDTYFYAEYRTGADGSGAPAGRGGRGDLQNMSWAQLFVDTKLPYDIGLRVGRFTVDFEDENGLYTDNDAIFGDFRIDGFQLSKQWNAFRATAIVGRNDNYGLYDATADAWGLDLDSAFMAYILDLNWTPNEKFFLGGTGYWFDDDSTGIDTLDLATATYAAYMGYKFTPAVELKGIYYWQNYGDDVVTPQGLPAFAVEDSPNAWKAILSIDQDLLKFTSLWIEYSQQDNTFFGYTDRYAIGGGAYDFVGLNMGVADPFGTSKYWFVKAEQQWNDKWSSFARFATVDYDTVNLDDATEWGVGIGYQYTPAIYFELAYDQVDHGDSITGNQGGEVGKDHVVRFSTSVNF
- a CDS encoding 4Fe-4S dicluster domain-containing protein; amino-acid sequence: MAHNHMHGSPYSRLVERLNRFPQGAPESKLLYDILKNLMTEKEAGLMAQLPIKPFGVRSAAEIWGTGEAEAQKNLDELASRALLVDIEQEGGQLYAVPPPMAGFFEFSLMRVRRDIDQKTLSELFYQYITVEEDFMRDLVCGGDIQMGRIFPQEPQIPDEYALHVLDYERATNVIETASHIGVSMCYCRHKAQHMGAACDAPMDICMTFNSTAATLIKYGHARSVEASECRELLAQAYEHDLVQFGENVRRRVNFICNCCSCCCEALLAIKRFGVAQTICSNFISEIDSATCIGCGKCQKICPVSAIEMTEENGKKKARVVPERCIGCGVCVRRCPKKALRLLPRPKRMITPLDTTHRVVAMATERGKLQELIFDNRVLYSHRLLGGVLGAILKLPGVQRSFAQAQLKSRYLERLISKAAGD